A region of the Flavobacteriaceae bacterium MAR_2010_188 genome:
GTAGAGAGCATGCCGCTTGGGCATTGGTCGGGTTTGGCTTTAAGGTTGTAGTTTCAAGCTTTTTTGCCGACATTTTCAAAGGAAATGCTCTTAACAACGGATTGTTACCCGTCCAAGTTTCCAAAGATTTTCTAAAGAAAATAATGGATAAGATAATTGCTGAGCCCAACAACTTGGTAACCGTAAATCTAGAAGAACAAAAAATTAGTGTAGAAGGTTTGGATGGATACGAAACCTTTGATATTGACCCGTACAAGAAAACCTGTATGATAAATGGGTACGACGATATTGATTATCTTATAAGCAAGCAGGCGGAGATTATCGATTTTGAAAAAGAACACGTATATTAGATAAGCAAAGAAATTCTTAACAAGAATAAAAAATAAGAAGGCTGATTAATTTTCAGTTAAATTGAAAACTTGATGTTTTTGCCTTCAACTTAAAAATTTTATGAAATTAAATATTGCTGTTTTACCTGGAGATGGAATCGGTCCTGAAGTGACCGAAGAAGCGATAAAAGTCCTAAAGGCAATAGCCATGGAGTTTGAGCATACATTTCTATTTAAATATGGAAAAGTCGGCGCTGTCGCTATCGATAGTACTGGGGACCCTTTACCGGATAGGACCCTTACACTTTGTAAAAAAAGTGATGCGGTACTTTTTGGTTCAATCGGTCATCCAAAATACGACAACGACCCGTCTGCCAAAGTTAGGCCAGAACAAGGACTTTTAAAACTGAGAAAAGAACTTGGGCTTTTCGCTAATATCAGGCCAGTTAAAGCATATAACAGCTTGCTGGCAAAGTCACCTTTAAAACGCGAAATCGTTAAGGATACGGATATAAATATTTTTCGGGAGTTGACCGGAGGTATCTATTTTGGAGAAAAGATTTTATCGGAAGATGGAAAATATGCGTCTGACCTTTGCTCATATAACGAAGAGGAAATCAGCCGAATTACCCATCTCGCATTTAAATCTGCCCAGACGAGAAAAAACAAAGTGACCTTAGTCGATAAAGCGAATGTGCTTGAAACTTCTCGTTTGTGGAGAAAAGTAGTGAATGAAATTAGGGAAAAGCACTATCCTGAGGTTAAGTTTGATATGCTTTTTGTGGATAATGCAGCCATGCAAATGGTCCTAAACCCGACTCAATTTGATGTGATTTTAACCGAGAATATGTTTGGCGATATCATTTCTGATGAAGCGAGCGTTATTGGCGGTTCAATTGGGCTTTTAGCATCAGCTTCGGTCGGTGATAAGTATGCATTGTTTGAGCCGATTCATGGCTCCTTTCCGCAAGCAACCGGAAAGGGCATTGCGAATCCGTTGGCCTCGATTTTATCCGCTGCAATGCTTTTAGAACACTTTAAATTATTTGAAGAAGCAGAATTAATTAGGGAAGCTGTAGAAAAATCCCTAAAACTAAGCATTTCTACTCCAGACCTTAATACAAAATACGGAACTATTTCGACCAGTAAAGTGGGTGATTTTATAGAGGATTTTATTTCTAATCCTCACGATTCTAATCTAAACTTCACCAACATTCACTTGGGACAATCCACTATTATTTAACAATTTGAGTCAGTCAGCTTTAAATAATGGAAAAAAGAGCACCTTTGGGTGCTCTTTTTAGCTTGAAGCTTTTAAATTTAATTATGACAATTATTCATGTTCATAATTAGATTGAAAATTATTTAAAGATTGTTGGATGTCGAGCCATAAGAATACTGTCCTTTTTTTCTTTGAGTCTCAAAGGAGGAAGACCGATTGATACGCGATTGCTATCAACTATTTTCAAATCTTTAATCATATCAGCATATCCCCCACCTTGTTTACCGTAGGTACCATAAATCTGTGGTTCTCCATTATATAAATGATATTGGTCTATAATATTTCCCAACACCATTGGTGGACATTCTCCGTTGCGTACGAATTTCTTAAGTTTCGGAACAAAATAATTTATTCGTATTGAATCTGAAGTATGCAGCAAAATCCCCAAGATATTCGCAGGTGAATCATCTATACCATAGCCACCAATCAGAAATTCGGTAGGATATCCAAATTGATCAAATATTTCAATAATCCTTTGTGTGTTTTTTTCATCAATCGCGTCTTGCTTATCAATATTTTCTTGATAATTGTTACCGCGGTATTTTTGGTCATCTGCAGTCATATCCTGAATATCCTTCCTTAGGTCTAAGTTCAGATTAGAAAGAGCTGTTTCACGCAAATAGTCATATTCTGCCAAAAATTCTTTTCCTTCTTCTGAAGAAAACAATTTATCATAATTAGGGTCTTGTAGCAACCATTTTATATCGAATCCGCGTTCTAATTGCTTTTTGATAAATTGAATTGCTAAGTCATTTTTTCCTAAAATAGCGCAAACCTCAGCAAAATTACCCAACTCATTTATTGTAGGAACATTTATAGGTTCACAGGAAATAAATGCTTGTTGATATAGATTAAAGGCCTTATCAAAATTTTTCAAATGGTATTCAATATCTGCCTGATAAATTAATTGATAATAATTTTTAATATAATCGCACTTATTCTCAGAATGTTTTTGACAAGATGTACTTGAGATGATAAAAAATAACAGAACAAATCTCATACTATATTGTTCCTTTATTAAAATAGATATCCAACTTTTCACTAAGATAAATTTTTAAAACTGATGAAATCCTTCCGATACAAAATGAAGCACTTCTGGCAAGGATTCACGCCAATAGGTCCAAGTATGAGCTCCATCCCTAACCCTATATTCATGTGGCACTTCTTTA
Encoded here:
- a CDS encoding 3-isopropylmalate dehydrogenase produces the protein MKLNIAVLPGDGIGPEVTEEAIKVLKAIAMEFEHTFLFKYGKVGAVAIDSTGDPLPDRTLTLCKKSDAVLFGSIGHPKYDNDPSAKVRPEQGLLKLRKELGLFANIRPVKAYNSLLAKSPLKREIVKDTDINIFRELTGGIYFGEKILSEDGKYASDLCSYNEEEISRITHLAFKSAQTRKNKVTLVDKANVLETSRLWRKVVNEIREKHYPEVKFDMLFVDNAAMQMVLNPTQFDVILTENMFGDIISDEASVIGGSIGLLASASVGDKYALFEPIHGSFPQATGKGIANPLASILSAAMLLEHFKLFEEAELIREAVEKSLKLSISTPDLNTKYGTISTSKVGDFIEDFISNPHDSNLNFTNIHLGQSTII
- a CDS encoding 3-isopropylmalate/(R)-2-methylmalate dehydratase small subunit, with the protein product MDKFKKLISTAIPLTIENVDTDQIIPARFLKATDKLGFGDNVFRDWRYDKNGSINPNFVLNDPDYKGEILVAGDNFGCGSSREHAAWALVGFGFKVVVSSFFADIFKGNALNNGLLPVQVSKDFLKKIMDKIIAEPNNLVTVNLEEQKISVEGLDGYETFDIDPYKKTCMINGYDDIDYLISKQAEIIDFEKEHVY